The genomic segment ATCTTATGGCAGCATCACTCGTTGTTCTCTTACCAGTTCTAATTATCTTTATCGCTGCCCAACGATATTTTATTAAGGGGATAGTAATGACCGGTTTGAAAGGTTAAAAGTTTCCTTGCAAAAATATAAAGGTATAAAAGAAGACGCTAGGAACGTAAAGATACCCCATATTTTGTGCGAGTGGAGTCGTTGCGTTTCATGGCGTTTTTCTGTGAAATAAAATAATATGAATAACCGAATGCATCAAATCGTTGTTAATCAGGAAGGAAAAATAGCGATTCGTCAAATTGAGCCACCGAAATTGGAGAATAATCGAATTTTAGTTAAGGTGGAATACGGGACGATTAGCGTGGGAACCGAAACACTGATGATTCGAGCGGCGCGAAATAATCCTCCGCAATCAGTCATTCCGCTTGGATATAGTGAAGCTGGAACTGTGTTAGAGGTTGGTACAGAAATTACCAATGTTAAACCAGGTGACCGTGTTGCCTGTTACGGGGCACCGTATGTTCATCATGCGGAAATTTTATCCGTTCCCAAACATTTATACTGCCCGATACCGGAACATGTATCTACGCGCGATGCTGCGTTTATCGCTATGGGAACGATTGCTATCCATGGCGTTCGACAATCTGGGTTGCGATTTGGTGAATCTGCGTTAGTTGTCGGATTAGGTCTTATTGGTCAGATGGTAAGCCAGGTTTGCGTAGCGGCTGGAGTTAAAACGATTGTTGCTGATTTAAATCCTGAACGGTTGCAGTTAGCGAAACAACTGGGGGCAGATGATGCACTCAATCCGGCCGATGATAACTATCTAAACCAGATTAAAGCGTATACCGATGGACAAGGAGTAGATGCCGTGTTGCTCTGTTTAGCGACGAACTCAAAAAAACCTCTTGAACAAGCGTTTGATGCAGTTCGGTTCCGTGGGAAAATCGTTATTGTTGGCGTTCTGCCGTTAGAAATCAATCGTGACCAGTTTTTTGCTAAAGAAGCTGCGGTGCTGATTTCTCGGGCAGCCGGTGCTGGTCGGTATGACCCACGGTATGAAAAAGATGGGGTTGATTATCCTTATGGATATGTTCGCTGGACTGAACATCGGAACATGCAAGAGTTTATCCGATTATTATCCAAGGGATTGATTAAAGTCACACCGTTAATCAGTAGCGAGTATCCACTAGCTAAAATTCCGGAGGTATACGAACAACTGTTAACCGGAACTCAGAATATATTGGGTATAGTTATAAAGTATTAAGGAATACTAAAAGAATTTATCATCCGAAGAAAATTTTCCTATGGAAATCATTACCATTAAATCAACTGATGGGATTATGCTTGAAGCTGCTATCCATCGTGTACAACAGGATACTCCTCGTGGTTGTATCATTCTCGCGCATGGAATCACCGCGAGTATGGATGAAGGAATCTTATTGCATCTTGCGGAGAAACTAACTAAAACTCGGTTTACTGTTCTTCGTTTTTCTTATCGAGGACATGGGAAAAGCGGGGGTACGCAACGAGGTATGACCATCGCAGGGGAAATGCTCGACCTGCAAGCAGTTATCGATTTTACATTACAAGCATTCAATCTGCCTATAGCGATAATAGCTATAAGTTTTGGTGCAGTTTCGACCTGTCTATCAATTCCCTTCATTAAACACCATATTCAAGGGATTGCATTTTGGAATCCGGTACTTGATTTGCAACGAACGTTCATTCATCCGGAGGTTCCTTGGGGCAAGAAATATTTCAATAATGAAAATGTAAGCAAATTGATATCCGACGGTTTCATCTTGCTTAACGGTACATTTGAATTCGGTCGAGTTCTCTGGGAAGAAATGAAATGGTTAGATCCTTCTCGTTATTTCTTGGAATCATCTATACCAACGATGATTGTTCATGGTGATTGTGACTCCTGTGTTCCTTACTCTATTTCTCGAGATGCAGCGCTACAAAATCGGTATTGTGATTTATTTACTATCGAGGGTTCAGACCATGGTTTTAGCGGAAAAGAAACTGAAGATAAGGTTATTGATATTACTATTAATTGGTTGATAGAGTTATCTACAAGAGATAAACCCCATAAAAGTTTACCCACAGTTTTTAACTAGCTAACAGTCTATTTGGGGAATAGTTATAAAGAAATGTTACATATAAACTGAAAGACTAGAGGAAGAGAGGACGAAAGAACAGAATCATGTTTGTGGTTCTTTGGTTATTTCGTGCTTACCTAATTATTTATCATTATGGAAACACCGATAACTTTTAAAAATCAAGGGATGCAGATGATTGGAATAATCCATCGTCCGGAAGGAAAATCAAATTGTCCGGCAGTAATTTTTTATCACGGATTCACAGGAAATAAAGCGGATGCTCATTGGGTATTCACCAAATTCGCTCGAAAACTGGTTGAACACGGTATTGGCGCGTTTCGATTCGATTTTCGGCATTCGTGCGATAGTGAAGGAGATTTTAGCCAGATGACCATATCCGGTGAAATTTCGGATGCAATTGTTGCCATTGATTATCTTTCAGTAGAACCGTGGGTTGACCGAACTCGAATCGGAGTATTTGGATTAAGTCTCGGCGGGTGTATTGCCGCTATTGTGTCCGGTCGAGATAGCCGAGTTAAATCAACGGTACTCTGGGCACCGGTTGCGAAACCGTGGGAAGATTTCTATAACGCTGGATTACCGAAACAAGACCTGCCGTTCGAAGAACAATCTGCGATATACATTGGGGCTGCGTTTCGCGAAGAATTACCCTTTATCCGACCGCTAGACGAGATTATTAAGCGGAATCGACCGGTCTTGATTATTCATGGAACTGAAGATCAAACTATTCCCTATCAGCGAGGACAAGAGTTCGCTCAGGCACTGAACCAGATCGGATGTAAAAATAAATTAATTTTGATCCCTGGTGGCGACCATACCTTTAGCAAGAAGATACATGAAGACAAAGTTATTGCAGAATCAGTTAAATGGTTTGTAGAAACTTTGTGATTTCAGTAGGGTAAATCGGTAAGAAGCACGGACTCAATGCAAAACCGCGTTCTTTCAACCTAACATTTGGTATATAGATACCTCAATTTATTTGCCATGTTGAATTTTAACATTAGCTACTCTTCTTCGATAACCCCAGCAGAACGGACAAAACGTTTCAATTCGATTCATTAAGGATGCATAATTACTATGCGGATATTTACGTTTGCAAATACATAAGGGACACCACGCACACACCTTTGCAAGGAAAGAGATAAGAATTTCCATATCTATTGTTCCCCAATTCCTTATCCTTAAAATATGTTACCCTAATATCCTGGAATCAATCTCGGTATGGCACCATGTTCTTTTTCTTCATGCATATTATGTTCAAAAATTTTTTGAGTGAAGAATCGCTTGTAGCTGCGATTCGTTCTTGATAATAATCAATCGCTTCAAGTTCTTCCCGTAATGATTTCCGAGCGCGTTCTCCATTGAGTGTTTTCAGGTAAGTTGTTCTCTAAGTTCAAAAAATGGCATGTTAATATTTCCTCCGAACGTAGCTATTTTTATAACTGAAATCGAGATTGGTGAAATGGATTATATACATTATCTTTTATACTTTATCCGGAATAGTTCTTGTTCTGGAGCTCTTAAGATAGTATACGATAAAACATTCATTTCTTCTTCATCGGGAGTAAGATTTTGTTTGAATAGCTGATACCATTTCGGATTAAACGATATGGTAACGGTTTTTTTAGTTGTAGTATTTTTTATTACCACCTTAACGGTATCGGTAAATTTTGTTATGCAGATGTTCGCTTTCCCATAGGTTGCTCCGGTTGCGAATTGAAGTCCATCTATCAAACAACGAACCGGCGGTTTATTTGGACAATGGACGGCAATGTTAACCCCGAAATATTTTTTTGCGTTAGTTTCACGCAACCCAATAGCGCCCATCCGATATCCGAGCACTAAATAGGGACCGAGATGACCATGGAACTGAATGAGTTGATTAAGTAACTTTTTTTCGTTCATATATGTTCCTTAGGATGGAGCACCACCTACTAGACGGTTAACACTCGTCAAATTTGGTTATATTCAGATTGACCGCTTAAGACATTTCGGAAAATCTCGTTACCTGTTGGGTGGAAAAAGTATTTCTTTTCAAAAAATCACGCAGGTTACCAGATCGGAATATCTCTCCTATTTATGCAGGAGCGAGCCCTCCCGGATGCTGGTTTTCTATCCAGTGGACAATGAGCGG from the bacterium genome contains:
- a CDS encoding zinc-binding alcohol dehydrogenase, with the translated sequence MHQIVVNQEGKIAIRQIEPPKLENNRILVKVEYGTISVGTETLMIRAARNNPPQSVIPLGYSEAGTVLEVGTEITNVKPGDRVACYGAPYVHHAEILSVPKHLYCPIPEHVSTRDAAFIAMGTIAIHGVRQSGLRFGESALVVGLGLIGQMVSQVCVAAGVKTIVADLNPERLQLAKQLGADDALNPADDNYLNQIKAYTDGQGVDAVLLCLATNSKKPLEQAFDAVRFRGKIVIVGVLPLEINRDQFFAKEAAVLISRAAGAGRYDPRYEKDGVDYPYGYVRWTEHRNMQEFIRLLSKGLIKVTPLISSEYPLAKIPEVYEQLLTGTQNILGIVIKY
- a CDS encoding alpha/beta hydrolase, which encodes MEIITIKSTDGIMLEAAIHRVQQDTPRGCIILAHGITASMDEGILLHLAEKLTKTRFTVLRFSYRGHGKSGGTQRGMTIAGEMLDLQAVIDFTLQAFNLPIAIIAISFGAVSTCLSIPFIKHHIQGIAFWNPVLDLQRTFIHPEVPWGKKYFNNENVSKLISDGFILLNGTFEFGRVLWEEMKWLDPSRYFLESSIPTMIVHGDCDSCVPYSISRDAALQNRYCDLFTIEGSDHGFSGKETEDKVIDITINWLIELSTRDKPHKSLPTVFN
- a CDS encoding prolyl oligopeptidase family serine peptidase, which codes for METPITFKNQGMQMIGIIHRPEGKSNCPAVIFYHGFTGNKADAHWVFTKFARKLVEHGIGAFRFDFRHSCDSEGDFSQMTISGEISDAIVAIDYLSVEPWVDRTRIGVFGLSLGGCIAAIVSGRDSRVKSTVLWAPVAKPWEDFYNAGLPKQDLPFEEQSAIYIGAAFREELPFIRPLDEIIKRNRPVLIIHGTEDQTIPYQRGQEFAQALNQIGCKNKLILIPGGDHTFSKKIHEDKVIAESVKWFVETL
- a CDS encoding formylmethanofuran dehydrogenase subunit E family protein, whose product is MNEKKLLNQLIQFHGHLGPYLVLGYRMGAIGLRETNAKKYFGVNIAVHCPNKPPVRCLIDGLQFATGATYGKANICITKFTDTVKVVIKNTTTKKTVTISFNPKWYQLFKQNLTPDEEEMNVLSYTILRAPEQELFRIKYKR